Proteins from one Coregonus clupeaformis isolate EN_2021a chromosome 29, ASM2061545v1, whole genome shotgun sequence genomic window:
- the si:ch211-266o15.1 gene encoding zinc finger MYM-type protein 4, which yields MAESEEAKQKSQHELRLSKAFDEAVKLSAPTAGESQRQHTPLSTRSLWSSITTGPVFDGPVRHPDVNHDFSSDDEGHVFPHISHPTSATFSLAGLGAVEPEEELDGVPVFGVDEEEEEWNIALPKMALGDVESDRESAGRPDTRHAETQDDDQNSTDRFLDAVSLSNVRTASEEASQTAEDRLTMQGESHLSTNPSQSPSSENSLDERSLNQSMAGGSSRQERSENVFQNPAVVDREEPPISPLMNIKDEPIDEGYDCALLPSTRSIKEELDNTAPEEELRISSVFSVGGGNAYGSPTGSTAASQNTTSIFGPGRSLVPQGPTMTLRSLAPVPQPPPAQLQPQAPSSSNSANAVRVSCSGCSKILLRGQTAFQRKGSTQLFCSTVCLTGFTLPVIKLRTCYQCLKEIEDPKDVISVITDNNLKDFCSQFCLSVFNRRRKPGPLSMPSVQEPAAPRCSMCKKSDTIQHEVTHQGSLHKLCSDECFMRFRSSHNLVINVCESCGEYCASADRNCRRLRVEGVTIKFCSPTCISTYKQTTTKVMPCGRCRDLRLMSDMLESTDSEGKVELFCNSICVNKSWPQNELSGTAFPCTYCKVKAVSQYHLAMVDGSIRNFCSYTCVKTFREAEGSQLPPQKGQMNGSSSTGPPPPAPPQGYFHPYPPSWVPTTGHPYAPTQTSAPPLPYGAAPGLARAYGAGQRQPGPSMAPPHSSSSTSTPKGHVKLSCHQCPQQFRWKPELYEYNGRTMQFCSKPCCFEFKKQSNVIVRCEYCKLEKLVKEVIKYDLIDRPFCSESCKLLFKHDMKGPWRMCAYCADISPKMIHNHFGGKMQEFCREACMSNYTILFYEMAKCECCRRQGKMKEQLKCFGAVKHFCALECVIQYCYQTFQQHPWTSNGTTATQGPSQTPFPFSKPAPVIADVVSLATSPAGQPHATAATALTGALPTSNSHGKSLGDASTQTDAMRILARRRIMKNKAIICKPLMLDQQTSCQIQTTEKSMGFAETGFTYTENGEKVRLVVMPVPVPVFIPVPMNLYSQYTPVPMGIPVPVPVPMVIPPSLSRSELEDRKDDVPCRTMAEQEDRKDKPVSHGDQGSAYSGDLESEAVSTPHSWGGEDESTSTSNPQRGAERPTDHPSTAPSSPSMLDLEADYPPESFDPDAVEGQRLTVKIRRRKRPRDGFPPSKRSCKRSGTIDMVEHTVSLPPARSKLHHKYGVKAWKNWVLQRNKQIDCEFSKDASANSVVVKENVLQCNSFELSYGLCHFISEVRRPNGQAYPADSIFYLCLGIQQYLFENGRIENIFTDVLYHKFSMEMTMMLHYWRPTLLPSGYLHSRVEEEYLWDCKQLGAYSPIVLLNTLLFFGTKLFQFKTLGQHRRLSFTNFTHCTRVTKNGKNAFLRFRPGQDVSDTPELLALSAKKSLDEEDGDMEMPENTENPLRCPVRLYEFYLSKCSEWVKNRPGLFYLQPELSCHSNSLLWYSGQQLEGPALESMLTRILAVREVHLDELPLHNHYTEASAASTDDDNDRL from the exons ATGGCGGAGTCAGAGGAGGCTAAACAAAAATCTCAG catgaactCCGGCTGTCCAAGGCTTTTGATGAGGCGGTGAAGCTCTCAGCCCCCACGGCTGGTGAGTCCCAAAGGCAGCACACTCCCCTCTCAACCAGATCCCTCTGGAGCAGCATCACAACCGGACCAGTCTTTGATGGACCAGTCCGACATCCTGACGTCAACCATGATTTTAGCAGTGACGATGAGGGGCATGTATTCCCTCACATCTCTCACCCTACGAGTGCCACCTTCTCCCTGGCTGGTCTGGGGGCGGTCGAGCCAGAGGAAGAGCTGGATGGGGTTCCTGTGTTTGGggtagatgaggaggaggaggagtggaacaTAGCCCTGCCCAAGATGGCACTGGGTGATGTGGAGTCTGACAGAGAGTCAGCCGGACGGCCTGACACACGACACGCAGAGACTCAGGATGATGATCAAAATTCGACTGACAGATTCCTTGATGCAGTCTCACTTTCCAATGTTAGAACAG CTTCTGAGGAGGCTAGTCAAACAgctgaggacagactaaccatgCAAGGAGAAAGCCATCTTTCAACTAACCCCTCTCAGTCCCCTTCATCAGAGAACAGCTTGG ATGAAAGAAGTCTGAATCAGTCTATGGCTGGGGGATCCAGCCGTCAAGAG AGGTCAGAGAATGTGTTCCAGAACCCAGCGGTGGTGGACAGAGAAGagccccccatctctcccctcatgAACATCAAGGATGAGCCCATAGATGAAGGATATGACTGTGCCCTTCTACCCTCAACACGGAGTATCAAGGAGGAACTGGACAACACAGCTCCTGAG GAGGAGCTGAGAATCAGTTCTGTCTTTTCCGTTGGAGGAGGAAATGCCTATGGCTCGCCCACTG GCTCAACGGCAGCCTCCCAGAACACCACCTCCATATTTGGACCAGGAAGAAGTCTAGTTCCACAGGGGCCAACGATGACCCTCAGGAGCCTGGCTCCAGTGCCCCAGCCACCCCCTGCCCAGCTCCAACCCCAGGCCCCCAGCAGTTCCAACTCAGCCAACGCAGTGCGTGTGTCCTGCTCAGGCTGCTCTAAGATCCTGCTGCGAGGTCAGACTGCCTTCCAACGTAAAGGATCCACCCAGCTCTTCTGCTCCACTGTCTGCCTCACTGGGTTCACCCTGCCTGTCATCAAACTGAGAACCTGCTACCAGTGCCTcaa GGAGATCGAGGACCCCAAGGATGTGATCAGTGTGATTACAGACAATAACCTGAAGGATTTCTGTAGCCAGTTCTGCCTCTCCGTGTTCAACCGCAGGAGGAAACCAGGGCCTCTCTCCATGCCTTCTGTCCAAGAGCCCGCCGCCCCGAGATGCAGTATGTGCAAGAAGAGCGACACG attcaGCACGAGGTGACTCACCAGGGCTCCTTGCACAAACTGTGCAGTGATGAGTGTTTCATGCGCTTCCGCTCCTCCCACAACCTGGTCATAAATGTTTGTGAGAGCTGTGGCGAGTACTGCGCCAGTGCTGACAGGAACTGCCGGAGACTCCGAGTAGAGGGCGTCACCATAAAGTTCTGCAGTCCTACGTGTATTAGCACTTATAAACAG ACGACCACCAAGGTGATGCCGTGCGGACGCTGCCGTGACCTGAGACTCATGTCTGACATGTTGGAGAGCACCGACtcagagggcaaggtggagctCTTCTGCAACTCCATCTGTGTCAATAAAAGCTGGCCTCAGAACGAACTGTCAG GAACGGCATTCCCATGTACCTACTGCAAAGTGAAGGCTGTCTCTCAGTACCACCTGGCCATGGTGGACGGCAGCATCCGCAACTTCTGCTCCTACACCTGCGTCAAGACCTTCCGG GAGGCCGAAGGCAGCCAGCTTCCACCCCAGAAGGGCCAGATGAACGGCTCCTCATCCActggtcctccccctccagcacCACCCCAGGGCTACTTCCATCCTTATCCACCGTCCTGGGTCCCCACCACTGGCCACCCATACGCCCCAACCCAGACCTCTGCTCCACCTCTACCCTATGGAGCCGCTCCAGGCTTGGCTAGGGCCTACGGTGCAGGGCAGCGTCAACCAGGGCCGTCCATGGCCcccccccactcctcctcctctacctccacccccAAGGGGCATGTGAAACTCTCCTGCCATCAGTGCCCTCAGCAGTTCCGCTGGAAACCTGAGCTCTACGAGTACAAT GGTCGCACCATGCAGTTCTGTTCCAAACCTTGCTGTTTTGAGTTTAAGAAACAGAGTAATGTCATAGTGAGGTGTGAATACTGCAAACTGGAGAAGTTGGTTAAAGAAGTCATAAAATATGACTTAATCGACCGGCCCTTCTGCAGTGAGA GCTGTAAGCTGCTCTTCAAGCATGACATGAAGGGGCCATGGCGGATGTGTGCCTACTGTGCAGACATCAGCCCCAAGATGATCCACAACCACTTTGGTGGCAAGATGCAGGAGTTCTGCAGGGAGGCGTGCATGTCAAATTACACTATTCTTTTCTATGAG ATGGCTAAGTGTGAGTGCTGCAGACGTCAAGGGAAAATGAAAGAGCAACTGAAGTGTTTTGGGGCTGTGAAGCACttctgtgccctggagtgtgtcaTTCAGTACTGCTATCAGACCTTCCAGCAGCACCCTTGGACTAGCAACGGCACCACTGCTACACAGG GTCCATCCCAAACTCCATTCCCCTTCTCCAAGCCGGCTCCTGTCATTGCTGATGTTGTATCGTTGGCCACTTCTCCTGCTGGCCAGCCCCATGCTACGGCTGCCACTGCCCTCACAG GAGCTCTTCCTACGTCTAACTCTCATGGCAAGAGCCTGGGCGATGCGAGCACCCAGACGGATGCCATGAGGATCTTAGCCCGCCGGAGGATCATGAAGAACAAGGCCATCATCTGTAAACCGCTCATGCTGGACCAGCAGACCAGCTGCCAGATTCAGACCACAGAGAAATCAATGG GGTTCGCAGAGACTGGGTTTACGTACACAGAGAACGGGGAGAAAGTGCGGTTGGTTGTGATGCCTGTTCCTGTGCCAGTCTTCATTCCAGTGCCCATGAACCTGTACAGCCAGTACACTCCTGTGCCCATGGGTATTCCTGTGCCT GTGCCAGTGCCCATGGTAATACCCCCCTCGTTAAGCCGTTCAGAGCTCGAGGACAGGAAAGACGATGTTCCATGTCGGACCATGGCCGAGCAGGAGGACAGGAAAGACAAACCTGTCTCCCATGGAG ATCAAGGCAGCGCATACAGTGGAGACCTGGAGTCGGAGGCTGTGTCCACCCCCCACAGCTGGGGTGGAGAGGACGAGTCCACCTCCACATCCAACCCCCAGAGAGGGGCCGAGAGGCCTACCGACCACCCCAGCAcagccccctcctcccccagcaTGTTGGACCTGGAAGCTGACTACCCCCCTG AGTCGTTTGATCCTGATGCAGTGGAGGGGCAGAGACTGACTGTAAAGATCAGAAGACGCAAGAGACCCAGAGACGGCTTCCCTCCCAGTAAACGG AGTTGTAAGCGAAGTGGGACTATTGACATGGTGGAGCACACTGTTTCACTCCCTCCTGCCAGATCAAAACTCCATCACAAGTATGGGGTGAAAGCCTGGAAGAATTGGGTCCTGCAGAGAAACAAGCAGATTGACTGTGAATTTTCCAAAGACGCCT CAGCTAACTCCGTGGTTGTGAAGGAGAACGTGTTGCAGTGTAACTCCTTTGAGCTTAGTTACGGCCTCTGTCATTTCATCAGTGAGGTCCGTCGCCCCAACGGTCAGGCCTACCCTGCTGACAGCATCTTCTACCTCTGTCTGGGCATTCAGCAG TATCTATTTGAGAATGGAAGGATAGAGAATATCTTCACTGATGTGCTCTACCACAAGTTCAGCATGGAGATGACTATGATGCTACATTACTGGAGACCTACCCTGCTGCCCAGCG gctacctgcatTCCCGTGTGGAGGAGGAGTACCTGTGGGACTGTAAACAGCTGGGAGCCTACTCCCCAATCGTGCTGCTCAACACCTTGCTCTTCTTTGGCACCAAGCTGTTCCAGTTCAAGACCCTGGGCCAACACAGACGCCTGTCCTTCACCAACTTCACCCACTGTACCAGGGTCACCAAGAACGGCAAGAACGCCTTCCTGAGGTTTAGGCCTGGTCAGGATGTGTCAGACACCCCCG AGCTTCTAGCTTTGTCTGCCAAGAAAAGTCTGGATGAAGAGGATGGTGACATGGAGATGCCTGAGAACACGGAGAACCCACTACGCTGCCCTGTCAGACTCTATGAGTTCTACCTCTCCAAATG CTCAGAGTGGGTGAAGAATAGACCAGGCCTGTTCTACTTGCAGCCAGAGCTCTCCTGTCACTCCAACAGCCTGCTGTGGTATTCTGGCCAGCAACTAGAAGGCCCTGCGCTGGAAAGCATGCTCACACGCATCCTGGCAGTACGGGAGGTCCACCTGGATGAGCTTCCGCTGCATAATCACTATACTGAAGCCTCAGCAGCTTCCACAGATGATGACAATGACCGTTTGTAG